In a single window of the Streptomyces sp. 846.5 genome:
- a CDS encoding CoA transferase: protein MRPLEGIRVLEVAMYGFVPSAGAVLADWGADVIKVEHAVTGDPQRGLRQTGTFKVEGDPNPNVEHANRGKRSIGLDMSKPEGREVLHDLIRQADVFLTSFLPPGRRKLGFDVDDVRAVNPRIIYARGSALGPRGAESEKGGYDSTAFWARAGIAASLTPKGTDGVVNPPVPAFGDTISGTNLAGGIAAALLKRERTGEPSIVDVSLLGSGVWAMGHGIALSLHLDKPFVAAVLGGHGSPTNPLSGIYTTSDGYHLTLALLQPGKFWAEFCRHIDRPELAEDPRFATVELIGQNTEQAVKILRDVIATRTLAQWSERFATLSGPWAPVQDSLQVAGDAQVRANEYVLQAGELELAASPVQFDVSAPQLGPAPEFAAQTEEILQELGLDWDRIIALKAAGAVT, encoded by the coding sequence ATGAGGCCGCTGGAGGGCATCCGCGTCCTGGAGGTCGCGATGTACGGCTTCGTCCCGTCGGCGGGCGCGGTGCTCGCCGACTGGGGCGCGGACGTCATCAAGGTCGAGCACGCCGTCACCGGCGACCCGCAGCGCGGGCTGCGGCAGACCGGCACCTTCAAGGTCGAGGGCGACCCCAACCCCAACGTCGAGCACGCCAACCGCGGCAAGCGCAGCATCGGCCTGGACATGTCCAAGCCCGAGGGCAGGGAGGTGCTGCACGACCTGATCCGCCAGGCGGACGTGTTCCTCACCAGCTTCCTGCCCCCTGGCCGGCGCAAGCTGGGCTTCGACGTCGACGACGTGCGCGCGGTGAACCCCCGGATCATCTACGCCAGGGGAAGCGCGCTCGGCCCGCGCGGAGCGGAGTCGGAAAAGGGCGGCTACGACAGCACCGCCTTCTGGGCCCGCGCCGGCATCGCCGCCAGCCTCACCCCCAAGGGCACGGACGGCGTGGTCAATCCGCCGGTCCCGGCGTTCGGCGACACCATCTCCGGCACCAACCTGGCCGGCGGGATCGCCGCCGCGCTGCTCAAGCGCGAGCGCACCGGGGAGCCCTCGATCGTGGACGTCTCGCTGCTCGGCAGCGGGGTGTGGGCGATGGGCCACGGGATCGCCCTCTCGCTCCACCTCGACAAGCCCTTCGTCGCCGCCGTGCTGGGCGGCCACGGCTCGCCGACCAATCCGCTGTCCGGCATCTACACCACCTCCGACGGCTACCACCTCACCCTGGCCCTGCTCCAACCGGGCAAGTTCTGGGCCGAGTTCTGCCGCCACATCGACCGGCCCGAGCTGGCCGAGGACCCGCGCTTCGCGACCGTCGAGCTGATCGGCCAGAACACCGAACAGGCCGTCAAGATCCTGCGCGATGTGATCGCCACCCGCACCCTGGCGCAGTGGAGCGAGCGCTTCGCCACCCTGTCCGGGCCCTGGGCCCCGGTCCAGGACTCGCTGCAGGTGGCCGGTGACGCGCAGGTCCGGGCGAACGAGTACGTGCTGCAGGCCGGGGAGCTCGAACTGGCCGCCAGTCCGGTGCAGTTCGACGTCAGCGCCCCTCAGCTGGGCCCGGCCCCCGAGTTCGCCGCCCAGACCGAGGAGATCCTCCAGGAGCTGGGCCTGGACTGGGACCGCATCATCGCGCTCAAGGCCGCGGGCGCAGTCACGTGA
- a CDS encoding aldehyde dehydrogenase family protein yields MKRLLIDGRLVETEKSFPSFNPATGEVLDQAPDATVADAEAAVGAARRAFDTTVWATDVQLRIRCLDQLHQALTDHLEELRELTIAEVGAPRMLTYGPQLDDPVKLVRYYADLLRKYPLTEELGEREIRGQRHRRWVEKEAVGVVAGITAYNYPNQLALAKLAPSLAAGCTVVLKGAPDTPLTTLFLGELIAEHTDIPPGVVNVLTSSAVEVGELLTTHPDVDMVSFTGSTATGRRIMAAASTTIKKLFLELGGKSAMIILDDADFGTAAMFSAFTICSHSGQGCALTSRLLVPREHHDEIVAKVAAGLGRITLGDPTDIKTFAGPLISERQRDKVDGMVKRAVEAGATLVTGGEKVDPGFFYTPTLLADVDPNSEIAQDEVFGPVLAVIPFEDDDDAVRIANNSIFGLSGGIQSGDEERAVALARRIRTGTFSINGGNYFAADVPFGGYKQSGIGRESGVAGLEEFLEYKSFATVLPAAGAASS; encoded by the coding sequence GTGAAGCGCCTGCTCATCGACGGAAGGCTCGTCGAGACCGAGAAGTCCTTCCCCTCGTTCAACCCCGCGACCGGCGAGGTGCTCGACCAGGCCCCTGACGCCACGGTCGCCGACGCCGAGGCCGCCGTCGGGGCCGCCCGCCGGGCCTTCGACACCACCGTCTGGGCCACCGACGTGCAGCTGCGCATCCGCTGCCTGGACCAGCTGCACCAGGCGCTGACGGACCATCTGGAGGAACTGCGCGAGCTGACCATCGCCGAGGTCGGCGCGCCGCGGATGCTCACCTACGGCCCGCAGCTGGACGATCCGGTCAAGCTGGTCCGCTACTACGCCGACCTGCTGCGCAAGTACCCGCTGACCGAGGAGCTCGGCGAGCGGGAGATCCGCGGCCAGCGCCACCGCCGCTGGGTGGAGAAGGAGGCGGTCGGGGTCGTCGCGGGGATCACCGCGTACAACTACCCCAACCAGCTCGCCCTCGCCAAGCTCGCCCCCTCGCTGGCGGCCGGCTGCACGGTGGTCCTCAAGGGCGCCCCTGACACCCCGTTGACCACGCTGTTCCTCGGCGAGCTGATCGCCGAGCACACCGACATCCCGCCCGGTGTGGTGAACGTGCTGACCTCCTCCGCGGTCGAGGTCGGCGAGCTGCTCACCACCCACCCCGACGTCGACATGGTGAGCTTCACCGGCTCCACCGCCACCGGCCGCCGGATCATGGCGGCGGCCAGCACCACCATCAAGAAGCTCTTCCTGGAGCTCGGCGGCAAGTCCGCCATGATCATCCTCGATGACGCCGACTTCGGCACCGCCGCGATGTTCTCGGCCTTCACCATCTGCTCCCACTCGGGACAGGGCTGCGCGCTCACCTCCCGGCTGCTGGTGCCCCGGGAGCACCACGACGAGATCGTGGCGAAGGTCGCGGCGGGCCTGGGCCGGATCACCCTGGGCGACCCCACCGACATCAAGACCTTCGCCGGCCCGCTGATCAGCGAGCGGCAGCGGGACAAGGTCGACGGCATGGTCAAGCGGGCCGTCGAGGCCGGCGCCACGCTGGTCACCGGCGGCGAGAAGGTCGACCCCGGCTTCTTCTACACCCCGACCCTGCTCGCCGACGTCGACCCGAACAGCGAGATCGCGCAGGACGAGGTCTTCGGGCCGGTGCTCGCGGTGATCCCGTTCGAGGACGACGACGACGCCGTGCGCATCGCCAACAACTCGATCTTCGGCCTGTCCGGCGGGATTCAGAGCGGCGACGAGGAGCGGGCCGTCGCCCTGGCCCGCCGGATCCGCACCGGCACCTTCAGCATCAACGGCGGCAACTACTTCGCGGCCGACGTGCCGTTCGGCGGCTACAAGCAGTCGGGCATCGGCCGAGAGAGCGGCGTGGCCGGGCTGGAGGAGTTCCTGGAGTACAAGTCCTTCGCGACGGTGCTCCCGGCCGCCGGGGCGGCTTCGTCATGA
- a CDS encoding SDR family oxidoreductase: MRFQDKVAIVTGAGQGIGEGYARALAAEGARVVVAELNEEQGQRVAKEIDGALYVKVDVADPESAEALAAAVTAEFGRIDYLVNNAAIFHSMRRDGLLTVPLDYLTRFLQVNLMGALYVTRAVAPHMTDGGAIVNQSSTAAWMASGYYGLAKAGINHLTASLAMELGGRNIRVNGIAPGPTDTDATRSIVPEAYRTQMVQGLALKRMGTPEDMADTVLFLLSDAASWLTGQVVSVDGGQLVRL; this comes from the coding sequence ATGCGGTTCCAGGACAAGGTAGCCATCGTCACCGGCGCTGGGCAGGGGATCGGCGAGGGCTACGCCCGGGCACTGGCCGCCGAGGGCGCGCGGGTGGTGGTGGCCGAGCTGAACGAGGAGCAGGGCCAGCGCGTGGCCAAGGAGATCGACGGGGCGCTCTACGTCAAGGTGGACGTGGCCGACCCCGAATCCGCCGAGGCGCTGGCCGCCGCGGTGACCGCGGAGTTCGGCCGCATCGACTACCTGGTGAACAACGCGGCGATCTTCCACAGCATGAGGCGGGACGGGCTGCTGACGGTCCCGCTCGACTACCTCACCCGGTTCCTCCAGGTGAACCTGATGGGCGCGCTGTACGTCACCCGGGCCGTCGCCCCGCACATGACCGATGGCGGGGCGATCGTCAACCAGTCGTCCACCGCCGCCTGGATGGCCAGCGGCTACTACGGGCTGGCCAAGGCCGGGATCAACCACCTGACCGCCTCGCTCGCCATGGAGCTGGGCGGCCGCAACATCCGGGTCAACGGGATCGCGCCGGGCCCCACCGACACCGACGCCACCCGCAGCATCGTGCCGGAGGCGTACCGGACCCAGATGGTCCAGGGTCTGGCCCTGAAGCGGATGGGCACCCCCGAGGACATGGCCGACACCGTGCTGTTCCTGCTCTCGGACGCCGCGAGCTGGCTGACCGGTCAGGTCGTGAGCGTGGACGGCGGACAGTTGGTGCGACTGTGA
- a CDS encoding SDR family NAD(P)-dependent oxidoreductase has translation MIKTAVVTGGGSGIGLAISQRLRADGYQVAALDLNPLDGSDDLAADVTDRDQVDAALADVRKRLGPVTILVNAAGMDGFKRFADLSFANWQRLIDVNLNGVFHCIQAALPDMVEAGWGRIVNISSSSAQSGQPFMTHYVASKAAVNGLTKALALELGPAGITVNAVPPGFIDTPMLRRAESRELIGGTVEDHIQRTPVRRVGRPEDIAAACSFLVSEEAGYITGQILGVNGGRNT, from the coding sequence GTGATCAAAACTGCAGTAGTCACTGGCGGCGGCTCGGGCATCGGCCTGGCCATCTCGCAGCGGCTGCGGGCCGACGGCTACCAGGTCGCCGCGCTCGACCTCAACCCGCTGGACGGGAGCGACGACCTGGCGGCCGACGTCACCGACCGGGACCAGGTGGACGCAGCGCTGGCGGACGTCAGAAAGCGCCTGGGCCCGGTCACCATCCTGGTCAACGCGGCCGGAATGGACGGCTTCAAGCGGTTCGCCGACCTCTCCTTCGCCAACTGGCAGCGGCTGATCGACGTCAACCTCAACGGCGTCTTCCACTGCATCCAGGCCGCGCTCCCGGACATGGTGGAGGCCGGCTGGGGACGGATCGTCAACATCTCCTCCTCCAGCGCCCAGTCGGGCCAGCCCTTCATGACGCACTACGTGGCGTCCAAGGCGGCGGTCAACGGGCTGACCAAGGCGCTGGCGCTGGAGCTGGGCCCGGCCGGCATCACCGTCAACGCGGTACCGCCGGGCTTCATCGACACTCCGATGCTGCGCCGGGCGGAGTCGCGCGAGCTGATCGGCGGAACGGTCGAGGACCACATCCAGCGAACGCCGGTACGCCGGGTCGGCCGCCCCGAGGACATCGCCGCGGCCTGCTCCTTCCTGGTCTCGGAGGAGGCCGGGTACATCACCGGGCAGATCCTCGGCGTGAACGGCGGGCGCAACACATGA
- a CDS encoding carboxymuconolactone decarboxylase family protein produces the protein MSRLPPVPHDEWDEDAFAAMSKGQKLPPSNALGMLAHHPDLARAFLTFNMHLLGTSTLPKRTRELAILRVAWRRRCQYEWAQHLLIARRAGVTDEEIAQIRAGADTPINRAVAELETDSTLSDATYQALATDLSDRQLMDLVFTVGAYGLLATAFNTFEVELDPGFSAENFTDAYRE, from the coding sequence ATGAGCCGACTGCCCCCGGTCCCGCACGACGAGTGGGACGAGGACGCCTTCGCGGCCATGTCGAAGGGGCAGAAGCTCCCGCCGTCCAACGCGCTCGGCATGCTGGCCCACCACCCCGATCTGGCCAGGGCGTTCCTCACCTTCAACATGCACCTGCTGGGCACCTCGACGCTGCCGAAGCGCACCCGCGAGCTGGCCATCCTGCGGGTGGCCTGGCGGCGGCGCTGCCAGTACGAGTGGGCGCAGCACCTGCTGATCGCCAGGCGGGCCGGCGTCACCGACGAGGAGATCGCCCAGATCCGGGCCGGCGCCGACACCCCGATCAACCGCGCGGTGGCCGAGCTGGAGACCGACTCCACCCTCTCCGACGCCACCTACCAGGCGCTCGCCACCGATCTGAGCGACCGTCAACTGATGGACCTGGTGTTCACCGTCGGCGCCTACGGCCTGCTGGCGACGGCCTTCAACACCTTCGAGGTGGAACTCGACCCCGGATTCTCCGCCGAGAACTTCACTGACGCTTATAGAGAATGA
- a CDS encoding aromatic ring-hydroxylating dioxygenase subunit alpha, with protein MPHFTKPATGSWTEQYPELGTGPVNYEDSVDPAYYASEQAAIFKRTWLNVGRVELVPRAGSYFTKELAAADTSLIIVRGKDKEIRAFHNVCRHRGNKLVWNDFPREEVKGTCRQFTCKYHAWRYGLDGELTFIQQEEEFFGVEKSEYGLKAVRCEIWEGFIFVNLDQDTQPLVEYLGEMAKGLEGYPFHEMTEVFTYKADIGSNWKLFIDAFAEFYHAPVLHQKQATKDESEKLLSYGFEALHYELRSPHSMISSWGGMAPPKDPAMVKPIERALRSGLFGPWDKPAIDGLDKLPPGLNPARHRSWGTDSFEFFPNFTLLFWAPGWYLTYHYWPTAVDRHTFEANLYFVPAKTASQRLAQELAAVTFKEYALQDANTLEATQSMLKGRIVTDFPLNDQEILLRHLHKVVGDYVKEHADAAG; from the coding sequence ATGCCACACTTCACCAAGCCTGCGACGGGTAGCTGGACCGAGCAGTACCCGGAACTGGGCACAGGTCCTGTCAACTACGAGGACTCCGTCGATCCCGCCTACTACGCGTCCGAGCAGGCGGCCATCTTCAAGCGGACCTGGCTGAACGTCGGCCGGGTCGAGCTGGTGCCCAGGGCCGGCAGCTACTTCACCAAGGAGCTGGCTGCCGCCGACACCTCGCTGATCATCGTGCGGGGCAAGGACAAGGAGATCCGCGCCTTCCACAACGTCTGCCGGCACCGCGGCAACAAGCTGGTCTGGAACGACTTCCCACGCGAGGAGGTCAAGGGCACCTGCCGCCAGTTCACCTGCAAGTACCACGCCTGGCGCTACGGCCTGGACGGCGAACTGACCTTCATCCAGCAGGAGGAGGAGTTCTTCGGCGTCGAGAAGAGCGAGTACGGCCTCAAGGCGGTGCGCTGCGAGATCTGGGAAGGGTTCATCTTCGTCAACCTGGACCAGGACACACAGCCGCTCGTGGAGTACCTCGGCGAGATGGCCAAGGGCCTGGAGGGCTACCCCTTCCACGAGATGACCGAGGTCTTCACCTACAAGGCGGACATCGGCAGCAACTGGAAGCTGTTCATCGACGCGTTCGCGGAGTTCTACCACGCGCCGGTGCTGCACCAGAAGCAGGCCACCAAGGACGAGTCCGAGAAGCTGCTCAGCTACGGCTTCGAGGCGCTGCACTACGAGCTCCGCAGCCCGCACTCGATGATCTCGTCCTGGGGCGGGATGGCCCCGCCGAAGGACCCCGCGATGGTCAAACCCATCGAACGGGCGCTGCGCAGCGGCCTGTTCGGCCCCTGGGACAAGCCCGCCATCGACGGCCTGGACAAGCTGCCGCCCGGCCTCAACCCGGCCCGGCACCGCTCCTGGGGCACCGACTCCTTCGAGTTCTTCCCCAACTTCACCCTGCTGTTCTGGGCGCCCGGGTGGTACCTCACCTACCACTACTGGCCGACCGCGGTCGACCGGCACACCTTCGAGGCCAACCTGTACTTCGTGCCCGCGAAGACCGCGAGCCAGCGGCTGGCCCAGGAGCTCGCGGCGGTGACCTTCAAGGAGTACGCCCTCCAGGACGCCAACACCCTGGAGGCCACCCAGTCGATGCTCAAGGGCCGGATCGTCACCGACTTCCCGCTCAACGACCAGGAGATCCTGCTCCGCCACCTGCACAAGGTGGTCGGGGACTATGTGAAGGAGCACGCCGATGCTGCCGGCTGA
- a CDS encoding amidohydrolase family protein: protein MVTLRAARVLHVETGEIAEPGLVTVEGDRITGVGSGGGNGGDVIDLGDVTLLPGLMDMEVNLLMGGRGETGVLSHVQDDPPLRMLRAVGNARRTLRSGFTTVRNLGLFVKTGGYLLDVALAKAIDAGWIDGPRVVPAGHAISPTGGHLDPTMFTAYAPGIMPLSLEEGIANGVDEVRKAVRYQIKHGAQLIKVCASGGVMSHTGTPGAQHYSDEELRAIVDEAHRRGLKVAAHTHGAAAVRAAVEAGIDCIEHGFLLDDDTIALMAERGTFLVPTTALTEGMDLSGAAPELKAKAAEVFPLAQTVVARAVKAGVRIAVGTDAPAIPHGRGAHELIALVKRGMTPLEVLRAATVNSAELIGADDRGRIAQGLLADLVAVPGNPLDDISVTADVRFVMKGGKVFRND from the coding sequence GTGGTCACCCTCAGAGCCGCCCGCGTCCTGCACGTGGAGACGGGGGAGATCGCGGAACCGGGTCTGGTCACCGTGGAGGGTGACCGGATCACCGGCGTCGGCAGCGGCGGCGGAAACGGGGGTGACGTCATCGACCTGGGCGACGTCACCCTCCTCCCCGGCCTGATGGACATGGAGGTCAACCTGCTGATGGGCGGACGCGGGGAGACCGGCGTCCTCTCCCACGTCCAGGACGACCCGCCGCTGCGCATGCTCCGCGCCGTGGGCAACGCCCGCCGGACCCTGCGCTCCGGGTTCACCACCGTCAGGAACCTCGGCCTGTTCGTCAAGACCGGCGGCTACCTGCTGGACGTCGCCCTGGCCAAGGCCATCGACGCGGGGTGGATCGACGGACCCCGCGTCGTCCCGGCCGGACACGCGATCAGCCCGACCGGCGGCCATCTGGACCCCACCATGTTCACCGCCTACGCACCCGGGATCATGCCCCTTTCGCTGGAGGAGGGGATAGCGAACGGGGTCGACGAGGTGCGCAAGGCGGTGCGGTACCAGATCAAGCACGGCGCGCAGCTGATCAAGGTCTGCGCGTCGGGAGGGGTGATGTCGCACACCGGCACCCCGGGGGCGCAGCACTACTCCGACGAGGAGCTCCGGGCCATCGTGGACGAGGCCCACCGGCGCGGGCTCAAGGTGGCGGCGCACACCCATGGCGCCGCCGCCGTCCGGGCCGCGGTGGAGGCCGGGATCGACTGCATCGAGCACGGCTTCCTGCTGGACGACGACACCATCGCGCTGATGGCCGAACGCGGCACCTTCCTGGTGCCGACCACGGCGCTGACCGAGGGCATGGACCTCTCCGGGGCCGCCCCCGAGCTCAAGGCGAAGGCGGCCGAGGTGTTCCCGCTGGCACAGACAGTGGTCGCCAGGGCCGTCAAGGCCGGGGTGCGGATCGCGGTCGGCACCGACGCGCCGGCCATTCCGCACGGCCGCGGCGCCCATGAGCTCATCGCCCTGGTCAAACGCGGGATGACACCGCTGGAGGTGCTCCGGGCCGCGACCGTCAACTCCGCCGAGCTCATCGGCGCCGACGACCGCGGCCGGATCGCCCAGGGACTGCTGGCCGACCTGGTCGCGGTCCCCGGCAACCCGCTGGACGACATCTCGGTGACGGCCGACGTCCGCTTCGTCATGAAGGGCGGCAAGGTCTTCCGGAACGACTGA